One window of the Candidatus Methylomirabilota bacterium genome contains the following:
- a CDS encoding CaiB/BaiF CoA-transferase family protein, which translates to MTSALPLEGLRVLELGHIIAGPSAGLLLADLGADVIKVERPGEGDQSRTMPAGTSANFHFLNRNKRSIALDLKGSAEGRALFLRLAAASDIVIDNFAYGAVEGLGLGYEVLARTNPGIIYLALKGFLPGPYEARPFLDELAQMSAGLAFMTGPRGQPLRAGASIVDVGAAAYGVIAVLAALQQRAHTGRGQQITSGLFETTVFWVAQWLAQHAATGEPSAPMPEIRQGTRMGWGVYQLFTASDGEQVFIGITSNGHWERFCKAFALHDLLGDERLADNARRVAARDWLPERIQQEMARHTGVEISERLERAKVPFAPLRRPDQLVDDPHLNASGQFVATPLPGHGTAKLPKLPVRSSAFDMALRRPAPRLGEHTREILEELGISTDEIDALASRRVIG; encoded by the coding sequence ATGACCAGCGCGTTGCCGCTCGAGGGCCTGCGCGTGCTCGAGCTGGGGCACATCATCGCGGGGCCGTCGGCCGGGCTGCTGCTGGCCGATCTGGGCGCCGACGTGATCAAGGTGGAGCGGCCGGGCGAGGGCGATCAGTCGCGCACGATGCCCGCGGGCACCTCGGCGAACTTCCATTTCCTGAACCGCAACAAGCGCTCGATCGCCCTCGACCTGAAGGGCTCGGCGGAGGGCCGCGCGCTGTTCCTCCGGCTGGCCGCCGCCTCCGACATCGTGATCGACAACTTCGCGTACGGCGCCGTCGAGGGCCTGGGCCTGGGCTACGAGGTGCTGGCCCGCACCAACCCCGGCATCATCTATCTGGCGCTGAAGGGCTTCCTCCCCGGCCCGTACGAGGCGCGCCCGTTCCTCGACGAGCTGGCCCAGATGTCGGCCGGGCTGGCCTTCATGACCGGGCCCCGCGGCCAGCCCCTCCGCGCGGGCGCGTCCATCGTGGACGTCGGCGCGGCGGCCTACGGCGTCATCGCGGTGCTCGCCGCGCTCCAGCAGCGCGCGCACACCGGCCGCGGCCAGCAGATCACCTCGGGCCTCTTCGAGACCACCGTGTTCTGGGTGGCGCAGTGGCTCGCTCAGCACGCGGCGACCGGCGAGCCGTCGGCGCCCATGCCGGAGATCCGCCAGGGCACGCGCATGGGCTGGGGCGTCTACCAGCTCTTCACCGCCTCCGACGGCGAGCAGGTCTTCATCGGCATCACCTCGAACGGCCACTGGGAGCGCTTCTGCAAGGCGTTCGCGCTGCACGATCTCCTCGGCGACGAGCGGCTCGCCGACAACGCCCGGCGGGTGGCCGCGCGCGACTGGCTGCCCGAGCGCATCCAGCAGGAGATGGCCCGCCACACCGGCGTCGAGATCTCCGAGCGGCTCGAGCGCGCGAAGGTGCCGTTCGCGCCGCTGCGGCGGCCCGACCAGCTGGTGGACGATCCGCATCTCAACGCCTCTGGCCAGTTCGTCGCCACGCCGCTGCCCGGGCACGGCACCGCCAAGCTGCCCAAGCTGCCGGTGCGCAGCAGCGCGTTCGACATGGCGCTTCGCCGCCCCGCGCCGCGGCTGGGCGAGCACACCCGCGAGATCCTGGAAGAGCTGGGCATCTCCACCGACGAGATCGACGCCCTGGCGTCACGGAGGGTCATCGGATGA